One genomic segment of Helicobacter pylori NQ4053 includes these proteins:
- a CDS encoding RNA-binding S4 domain-containing protein: MRIDKFLQSVGLVKRRVLATDMCNVGAVWLNGSCAKASKEVKIGDVISLHYLKGIEEYTILQIPTLKNVPRKDTHLYIAPKTKK, translated from the coding sequence ATGCGAATAGACAAATTTTTACAATCAGTGGGTTTAGTGAAGCGGCGCGTTTTAGCGACAGATATGTGCAATGTAGGGGCGGTGTGGCTTAATGGGAGTTGCGCTAAGGCTAGTAAAGAAGTGAAAATTGGCGATGTGATTAGCTTGCACTATTTAAAGGGGATAGAAGAATACACGATTTTACAAATCCCCACTTTAAAAAATGTGCCACGAAAAGACACACACCTTTATATCGCTCCTAAAACAAAAAAATAA
- the ileS gene encoding isoleucine--tRNA ligase, giving the protein MKEYKDTLNLNTTTFSMKGNLSVNEPKTYAKWQEQQAFKRMQARKDNHGDFTLHDGPPYANGHLHLGHALNKILKDIVVKREYFKGKKIYYTPGWDCHGLPIEQQILERLEKEKTSLENPTLFREKCRDHAKKFLEIQKNEFLQLGVLGDFEDPYKTMDFKFEASIYRALVEVAKKGLLKERHKPIYWSYACESALAEAEVEYKTKKSPSIFVAFGLKKESLEKLKVKKASLVIWTTTPWTLYANVAIALKKDAVYALTQKGYLVAKALHEKLAALGVVDNAITHEFNSNDLEYLKATNPLNQRDSLITLGEHVGLEDGTGAVHTAPGHGEEDYYLGLKYHLEVLMSVDEKGCYDEGIIHNQLLDESYLGEHVFKAQKRIIEQLGDSLLLEQEIEHSYPHCWRTHKPVIYRATTQWFILMDEPFTQNNGSQKTLREVALDAIEKVEFVPSSGKNRLKTMIENRPDWCLSRQRKWGVPLAFFIDKRTNKPCFESEVLEHVANLFEKKGCDVWWESSVKDLLPPNYQDNAKHYEKIMHILDVWFDSGSTFKAVLEDYHGEKGQSPSDVILEGSDQHRGWFQSSLLIGCVLNNQAPFKKVITHGFIVDEKGEKMSKSKGNVVSLDNLLKKHGSDVVRLWVAFNDYQNDLRVSQTFFIQTEQHYKKFRNTLKFLLANFSDMDLKNLERSHDFSPLDHFILEALETTSAGVNSAFEEHDFVKGLNILMAFVTNELSGIYLDACKDSLYCDSKNNEKRQAIQMVLLAVASQLCYFLAPILTHTIEEVLEHSQVLCAFLQAKDVFDLRGINILEKLHLKEFKKPENFEAVLALRSAFNEELDRLKKEGVIKNSLECAIEVKEKALRENLVEELLMVSFVGVAKERLSETPAFTLFKAPFYKCPRCWRFKSELENTPCKRCEEVLKER; this is encoded by the coding sequence GTGAAAGAATACAAAGACACCCTAAACTTAAACACAACCACCTTTTCTATGAAAGGGAATTTGAGCGTTAATGAGCCTAAAACTTACGCTAAATGGCAAGAACAGCAAGCGTTCAAACGCATGCAAGCTAGGAAAGATAACCATGGGGATTTCACTTTGCATGACGGGCCGCCTTATGCGAACGGGCATTTGCATTTAGGGCATGCCTTAAACAAAATTTTAAAAGACATTGTCGTTAAAAGAGAATATTTTAAGGGGAAGAAAATCTATTACACGCCCGGTTGGGATTGCCATGGTTTGCCCATTGAGCAGCAAATTTTAGAGCGATTAGAAAAAGAAAAAACAAGCCTAGAAAACCCCACGCTGTTTAGAGAAAAGTGCCGAGATCATGCGAAAAAATTTTTAGAAATCCAAAAGAATGAATTTTTGCAATTAGGCGTTTTGGGGGATTTTGAAGATCCTTATAAAACCATGGATTTTAAATTTGAAGCGAGCATTTATAGGGCTTTAGTGGAAGTGGCTAAAAAAGGGCTTTTGAAAGAGCGCCATAAGCCTATTTATTGGAGTTATGCATGCGAGAGCGCTTTAGCGGAAGCTGAAGTGGAATACAAGACGAAAAAATCGCCCTCCATTTTCGTGGCGTTTGGTTTGAAAAAGGAGAGTTTAGAAAAATTAAAAGTCAAAAAAGCGAGCTTAGTGATTTGGACGACCACGCCTTGGACTTTGTATGCGAATGTGGCGATCGCTTTGAAAAAAGACGCTGTTTATGCGCTCACCCAAAAAGGCTATTTAGTCGCTAAAGCCTTGCATGAAAAATTAGCCGCTTTAGGGGTGGTGGATAATGCGATCACGCATGAATTCAATTCCAATGATTTAGAATACTTGAAAGCGACCAATCCTTTAAACCAAAGAGATTCCCTAATCACTCTAGGAGAGCATGTCGGTTTAGAAGATGGCACAGGAGCCGTGCATACCGCACCTGGGCATGGTGAAGAGGACTACTATTTAGGCTTAAAATACCATTTAGAAGTGTTAATGTCCGTAGATGAAAAGGGTTGCTATGATGAGGGCATTATCCATAACCAACTATTAGATGAAAGCTATCTGGGCGAGCATGTTTTTAAGGCTCAAAAACGCATTATAGAGCAATTGGGCGATTCTTTATTGCTAGAGCAAGAGATTGAGCATTCCTACCCGCATTGCTGGAGGACGCACAAGCCTGTGATTTACAGAGCGACCACGCAATGGTTTATTTTAATGGATGAGCCTTTTACCCAAAATAATGGCTCTCAAAAAACCTTAAGAGAAGTGGCTTTAGATGCGATTGAAAAGGTGGAATTTGTGCCAAGCAGCGGGAAAAACCGCCTAAAAACCATGATAGAAAACCGTCCTGATTGGTGCTTGAGCCGGCAAAGAAAATGGGGCGTGCCACTGGCCTTTTTCATAGACAAACGCACGAATAAGCCTTGTTTTGAAAGCGAAGTTTTAGAGCATGTGGCGAATCTTTTTGAGAAAAAAGGCTGTGATGTGTGGTGGGAGTCTAGCGTAAAAGATTTATTACCCCCTAATTATCAAGATAACGCCAAGCATTATGAGAAAATCATGCACATTTTAGACGTGTGGTTTGATAGCGGTAGCACCTTTAAGGCGGTTTTAGAAGACTATCATGGAGAAAAAGGGCAAAGCCCTAGCGATGTGATCTTAGAAGGGAGCGATCAGCATAGGGGGTGGTTTCAAAGCTCGCTTTTAATCGGTTGTGTTTTAAATAATCAAGCCCCTTTTAAAAAGGTCATTACGCATGGCTTCATTGTAGATGAAAAGGGCGAGAAAATGAGCAAATCTAAGGGCAATGTGGTGTCTTTGGATAACTTACTCAAAAAGCATGGGAGCGATGTGGTGCGTTTGTGGGTAGCGTTTAATGACTATCAAAACGATTTGAGGGTCTCTCAAACCTTCTTCATTCAAACAGAACAGCATTATAAGAAATTCCGCAACACCCTTAAATTCTTACTCGCCAATTTTAGCGATATGGATCTTAAGAATTTAGAACGCTCCCATGACTTTAGCCCTTTAGATCATTTTATATTAGAGGCTTTAGAAACAACAAGCGCTGGAGTCAATAGCGCGTTTGAAGAGCATGACTTTGTGAAGGGCTTGAATATTTTAATGGCGTTTGTTACCAATGAATTGAGCGGGATTTATTTAGACGCTTGTAAGGATAGCTTGTATTGCGATAGCAAAAATAATGAAAAACGCCAAGCCATTCAAATGGTCTTACTCGCTGTGGCCAGTCAATTGTGCTACTTTTTAGCCCCGATTTTAACGCACACGATTGAAGAAGTTTTAGAGCATAGCCAGGTGCTTTGCGCGTTTTTACAAGCCAAAGATGTGTTTGATTTGAGAGGCATTAATATTTTAGAAAAACTCCACCTTAAAGAGTTTAAAAAGCCAGAAAATTTTGAAGCCGTTTTAGCCTTGCGTTCTGCCTTTAATGAAGAGTTAGACCGCTTGAAAAAAGAAGGCGTCATTAAAAATTCGTTGGAATGCGCTATTGAAGTAAAAGAAAAAGCGTTGCGTGAAAATTTAGTAGAAGAATTGCTGATGGTAAGCTTTGTAGGGGTTGCAAAAGAAAGATTAAGCGAAACGCCAGCATTCACGCTCTTTAAGGCCCCCTTTTATAAATGCCCCAGGTGTTGGCGTTTCAAAAGCGAGCTAGAAAACACCCCTTGCAAGCGCTGCGAAGAGGTTTTAAAAGAGCGATGA
- a CDS encoding CpaF/VirB11 family protein, translating to MEALQTHRVLQALIGHFTPFLESGITELIINTEQELWLYKVNNTREKRGHVLFNKAFLLRFCEQLASFRGLFFDEEHPTLNCSIPFTRYRVSANHFSITTNNQITLNIRVPRLKPLSLDDFTFKVSNLESLKNLVLKGHNILISGETSSGKTSLLNALLDCVNKDERVVSVEDSQELDLKAFSNCVGLLVGKQENTRFNYEDALNMAMRLNPDRLIVGEIDTRNAALFLRLGNTGHKGMLSTIHANSAQNTLEALSLNLSMRYTHSLDKDLMRAYFKSAIDVIVHVNRINNERQIAEVLWTKEL from the coding sequence TTGGAAGCTTTACAAACCCATAGAGTTTTACAAGCCCTAATCGGCCATTTTACCCCCTTTTTAGAAAGCGGGATCACCGAGCTAATCATCAATACCGAGCAGGAGCTTTGGCTTTATAAAGTCAATAACACCCGAGAAAAAAGAGGGCATGTGCTTTTTAATAAGGCGTTTTTGCTGAGATTTTGCGAGCAATTGGCTAGTTTTAGGGGGTTGTTTTTTGATGAAGAGCACCCCACTTTAAATTGCTCTATCCCTTTCACGCGTTATAGGGTGAGCGCGAATCACTTTAGCATCACCACGAACAACCAAATCACGCTCAATATCCGTGTGCCTAGGCTTAAGCCCTTAAGTTTAGACGATTTCACTTTCAAAGTAAGCAATCTAGAAAGTTTGAAAAATTTAGTGCTCAAAGGGCATAACATTCTCATTAGCGGGGAGACTTCAAGCGGTAAAACAAGCTTATTAAACGCTCTTTTAGATTGCGTCAATAAAGATGAAAGGGTGGTGAGCGTTGAAGACAGCCAAGAATTGGATTTAAAAGCGTTTAGCAATTGCGTGGGGCTTTTAGTGGGCAAGCAAGAGAATACACGCTTTAATTATGAAGACGCTCTCAATATGGCCATGCGCTTAAACCCGGACAGGCTCATTGTGGGCGAGATTGACACCAGGAATGCAGCGCTCTTTTTGCGTTTAGGAAACACCGGGCATAAGGGCATGCTCTCAACCATTCACGCTAATAGCGCTCAAAACACTTTAGAAGCCCTTTCACTGAATTTGAGCATGCGTTACACGCATTCTTTGGATAAAGATCTAATGCGAGCGTATTTTAAGAGCGCGATTGATGTGATCGTGCATGTGAATAGGATCAATAATGAGCGCCAAATCGCTGAAGTCTTATGGACTAAAGAGCTTTAA
- the fliI gene encoding flagellar protein export ATPase FliI encodes MPLKSLKNRLNQHFDLSPRYGSVKKIMPNIVYADGFNPSVGDVVKIEKSDGSECVGMVVVAEKEQFGFTPFNFIEGARAGDKVLFLKEGLNFPVGRNLLGRVLNPLGQVIDNKGALDYERLAPVITTPIAPLKRGLIDEVFSVGVKSIDGLLTCGKGQKLGIFAGSGVGKSTLMGMITRGCLVPIKVIALIGERGREIPEFIEKNLKGDLSSCVLVVATSDDSPLMRKYGAFCAMSVAEYFKNQGLDVLFIMDSVTRFAMAQREIGLALGEPPTSKGYPPSALSLLPQLMERAGKEENKGSITAFFSVLVEGDDLSDPIADQARSILDGHIVLSRELTDYGIYPPINILNSASRVAKDITSESQNLYARKFRRLYALLKENEMLIRIGSYQMGNDKELDEAIKKKALMEQFLAQDENALQPFEQSFQQLEEILR; translated from the coding sequence ATGCCCCTAAAATCCTTAAAAAACCGCTTGAATCAGCATTTTGATCTATCGCCTCGCTACGGGAGCGTGAAAAAAATCATGCCCAATATCGTTTATGCGGATGGTTTTAACCCGTCTGTGGGCGATGTGGTGAAGATTGAAAAAAGCGATGGCAGCGAATGCGTGGGAATGGTGGTGGTGGCAGAAAAAGAGCAGTTTGGTTTCACGCCCTTTAACTTTATAGAGGGGGCTAGGGCTGGCGATAAGGTGCTGTTTTTAAAAGAGGGGTTGAATTTCCCTGTGGGCCGTAATCTTTTAGGGAGGGTGCTTAACCCTTTGGGGCAAGTCATTGACAATAAGGGGGCACTAGATTATGAACGATTAGCACCTGTCATTACAACGCCTATAGCCCCTTTAAAAAGAGGCTTGATTGATGAGGTTTTTAGCGTGGGGGTGAAGAGCATTGATGGGCTTTTGACTTGCGGTAAGGGGCAAAAACTGGGCATTTTTGCCGGCTCTGGGGTGGGTAAATCCACGCTAATGGGCATGATCACTAGGGGTTGCTTAGTGCCCATTAAAGTGATCGCTTTGATTGGGGAAAGGGGCAGAGAAATCCCTGAATTTATAGAGAAAAACCTGAAAGGGGATTTAAGCTCTTGCGTGTTGGTGGTCGCTACGAGCGATGATAGCCCTTTGATGCGCAAATACGGGGCTTTTTGCGCGATGAGCGTGGCGGAGTATTTTAAAAACCAAGGGCTAGACGTGTTGTTTATCATGGATTCAGTGACTCGTTTCGCTATGGCTCAAAGAGAAATCGGTTTGGCCTTAGGCGAACCGCCCACTTCCAAAGGCTACCCCCCATCCGCACTTTCTTTATTGCCTCAATTAATGGAGAGAGCGGGCAAGGAAGAAAATAAGGGGAGCATCACGGCTTTTTTTAGCGTGCTAGTAGAGGGCGATGATTTGAGCGATCCCATAGCCGATCAGGCCAGGAGTATTTTAGACGGGCATATTGTCTTAAGCAGGGAATTGACCGATTATGGGATCTACCCGCCTATCAATATTTTAAACTCCGCATCAAGGGTGGCTAAAGACATTACCAGCGAGTCTCAAAACCTTTATGCGAGAAAATTCCGCCGTTTGTATGCGTTGTTGAAAGAAAATGAAATGCTCATTCGCATCGGCTCTTATCAAATGGGGAACGATAAAGAGCTTGATGAAGCGATTAAGAAAAAGGCTTTAATGGAGCAATTTTTAGCGCAAGATGAAAACGCTTTGCAGCCTTTTGAACAAAGCTTTCAGCAATTAGAAGAAATCTTAAGATAA
- the fliQ gene encoding flagellar biosynthesis protein FliQ — MESQLMKLAIETYKITLMISLPVLLAGLVVGLLVSIFQATTQINEMTLSFVPKILAVIGVLILTMPWMTNMLLDYTKTLIKLIPKIIG, encoded by the coding sequence ATGGAATCACAACTCATGAAACTCGCCATTGAGACTTATAAAATCACTTTGATGATTTCTTTACCGGTATTACTAGCGGGCTTAGTGGTGGGGCTATTAGTCAGTATTTTTCAAGCGACCACTCAAATCAATGAAATGACTTTGTCTTTTGTGCCTAAGATTTTAGCGGTGATTGGGGTGCTGATTTTAACCATGCCGTGGATGACTAACATGCTTTTAGACTACACCAAAACCTTAATCAAGCTCATTCCTAAAATCATAGGCTAG
- a CDS encoding UDP-N-acetylmuramate dehydrogenase: MLETTIDFSRYSSVKIGTPLKVSVLENDDEISQEHQIIGLANNLLIAPGVKNLALLGKNYDYICDQGECVEIGGAANSSKIFNYFRANDLGGLEFLGQLPGTLGALVKMNAGMKEFEIKNVLESACINNEWLEKEALGLGYRNSGFNGVVLRARFKKTHGFREGVLKACKSMRKSHPKLPNFGSCFKNPPNDHAGRLLEGVGLRGYRLKRVGFAKEHANFLVNLGGAEFEEALDLIELAKTRVLQEYGIHLEEEVKILR; the protein is encoded by the coding sequence ATGCTAGAAACCACTATTGATTTTTCCCGTTACAGCAGCGTGAAAATCGGCACGCCTTTAAAAGTGAGCGTTTTAGAAAACGATGATGAAATTTCTCAAGAACACCAGATTATCGGTTTAGCGAACAACCTTTTGATCGCTCCTGGCGTGAAAAATCTCGCCCTTTTAGGCAAAAACTACGATTATATTTGCGATCAGGGCGAATGCGTTGAAATAGGGGGAGCGGCCAACTCGTCTAAAATTTTTAATTATTTTAGGGCGAATGATTTAGGGGGTTTGGAGTTTTTAGGGCAATTGCCTGGCACTTTAGGGGCGTTAGTTAAAATGAATGCCGGCATGAAAGAATTTGAAATCAAAAATGTTTTAGAAAGCGCTTGCATTAATAATGAATGGCTGGAAAAAGAAGCTTTGGGGCTGGGTTATCGCAACAGCGGGTTTAACGGCGTTGTTTTAAGGGCTAGGTTTAAAAAAACGCATGGCTTTAGAGAAGGGGTTTTAAAAGCGTGTAAAAGCATGCGCAAAAGCCACCCCAAATTGCCTAATTTTGGGAGCTGTTTCAAAAACCCGCCTAACGATCATGCGGGCAGGCTTTTAGAGGGCGTGGGCTTAAGGGGCTATCGCTTAAAAAGAGTGGGCTTTGCCAAAGAGCATGCGAATTTTTTGGTGAATTTGGGGGGTGCAGAATTTGAAGAAGCCCTAGATCTGATAGAACTCGCTAAAACCAGAGTGTTACAAGAATACGGCATTCATTTAGAAGAAGAAGTGAAGATTTTAAGGTAG
- a CDS encoding DNA cytosine methyltransferase → MEFTITSLFSGCGGLDLGFCGGFDFLNRYYAKNPFKIIYANDLDKNAVLTYQKNLNAHIECKDVKEVDFDKLMPTDIVLGGFPCQDFSFAGKRKGLKSERGRLYESMIRCVKDLKPKIFLAENVKGLLNIDNGNTFRKILDSFKDLGYMVNFACLKVSDFGVSQLRERVIMVGVNESYFKEPFSFKILKKSHAPFVYEILKDLENLTEGAMPNHFYSKAKRNKGQGNNAINKDTYAPTMRAEHHGNIEYHYNNHRRLSAREVARIQSFPDNFIFYPSTSSAYRQIGNAVPPVFAWHLAQGIKEFLYANIVQ, encoded by the coding sequence TTGGAATTTACAATCACTTCTTTATTTAGTGGGTGCGGAGGATTGGATTTGGGATTTTGTGGAGGGTTTGACTTTTTAAATCGGTACTATGCTAAAAATCCTTTTAAGATAATTTATGCTAATGATCTAGATAAAAATGCTGTTTTAACCTATCAAAAAAATCTTAACGCACATATTGAATGCAAAGATGTTAAGGAAGTTGATTTTGATAAATTGATGCCCACTGATATTGTTTTGGGTGGTTTTCCTTGTCAAGATTTCAGTTTTGCCGGCAAAAGAAAGGGGTTAAAAAGTGAAAGGGGGCGACTTTATGAGAGTATGATTAGATGCGTAAAAGATTTAAAGCCTAAGATTTTTCTTGCTGAAAATGTAAAAGGTCTTTTAAATATTGATAATGGAAACACTTTTAGAAAAATTTTGGATAGCTTTAAAGACTTAGGCTATATGGTTAATTTTGCATGTTTGAAAGTAAGCGATTTTGGAGTATCGCAATTAAGAGAGCGAGTCATTATGGTAGGCGTTAATGAAAGTTACTTTAAAGAGCCTTTTAGTTTTAAAATATTAAAGAAAAGTCATGCCCCTTTTGTGTATGAAATATTGAAAGATTTGGAAAACTTAACAGAGGGGGCTATGCCTAATCATTTTTATTCTAAGGCTAAACGCAATAAAGGACAAGGTAATAATGCTATTAACAAAGATACCTACGCTCCCACTATGCGAGCCGAACATCATGGCAATATTGAATACCACTATAACAATCATAGGCGTTTGAGTGCAAGAGAAGTTGCACGCATTCAAAGTTTCCCGGATAATTTTATTTTTTACCCTAGCACCTCATCAGCTTATAGGCAAATTGGCAACGCTGTGCCACCTGTCTTTGCATGGCATTTAGCGCAAGGAATAAAGGAATTTTTATATGCAAACATTGTTCAATGA
- a CDS encoding ThaI family type II restriction endonuclease, which translates to MQTLFNDERMILKIQEKLPYLFQLVESENSRDGKLGMEIGSARERVIIALMLYYFGKENVQTDLAITQKEIDVIVLNKPYSIKTAQTLNGIKLIWTTDALKIQEFMESYKPNTDILFVHVCWGKEGGFYYIPSAIQQGVLTTKSKGFYFKLPKSGTNSRGVEISKLALLECIAHKDTLRIPIFWERTNNLKHSPYDKYLELWQS; encoded by the coding sequence ATGCAAACATTGTTCAATGATGAGAGAATGATATTAAAAATACAAGAAAAATTACCTTATTTATTTCAGCTTGTAGAAAGTGAAAACAGCAGGGATGGTAAATTAGGAATGGAGATTGGTTCAGCTAGAGAAAGGGTAATTATTGCCCTTATGCTTTATTATTTTGGTAAAGAGAATGTGCAAACTGATTTAGCTATCACACAAAAAGAAATAGATGTAATTGTTTTAAATAAGCCTTATTCTATTAAAACCGCTCAAACATTGAACGGCATTAAGCTAATATGGACTACTGATGCTTTAAAAATACAAGAATTTATGGAGAGTTACAAACCAAATACAGACATTTTATTTGTGCATGTTTGTTGGGGAAAAGAGGGAGGGTTTTACTATATTCCTAGTGCTATACAACAAGGAGTTTTAACAACTAAAAGTAAAGGATTTTATTTTAAACTTCCTAAAAGCGGGACAAATTCTAGGGGAGTGGAAATTTCAAAATTAGCCTTATTGGAATGTATTGCTCATAAAGACACGCTAAGAATTCCTATTTTTTGGGAACGCACAAACAACTTAAAACATTCTCCATATGATAAATATTTAGAGCTATGGCAATCCTAA
- a CDS encoding glycosyltransferase family 8 protein, giving the protein MDTQTPPNQIIPIFMSFDKNYALGAGVCLYSLLSHASRHTSMIDFSPLNQNNELLPVNIVYKIHCLVKEVTLEQQNKLLKTIEPFKKFASLEFINIDSLDHSIESYLNESCSKRYGGLLVLCRLLLASLFPNYSKIISIDVDTVFLGDIASAYFALDNDPTKLLGMVRDTFSHLSFEAFCDFIERACKNFKIDFSRFSQNELQRIHQGFNMGFLVANLDLWRENGFEKIALEFLKTRGKDLFYPEQCLINMVFWKRILELPIYYNCYSDSFKEHYPKNIIMLHFIRHKPWRSVSSLNGRLICYEAEASFWLANLFCTPFKNDFFKERLEMAKDQQMQSFKTHIRSKTIRDYFCYRIKNILKKVFKLS; this is encoded by the coding sequence ATGGATACGCAAACTCCGCCAAATCAAATTATCCCTATTTTTATGAGTTTTGATAAGAATTACGCGCTAGGGGCAGGAGTTTGTCTTTATTCGTTACTCTCCCATGCGAGCAGGCACACAAGCATGATAGACTTTAGCCCTCTCAATCAAAATAACGAGCTTTTACCCGTTAACATCGTGTATAAAATCCATTGTTTGGTTAAAGAGGTTACTTTAGAGCAGCAAAACAAGCTCTTAAAAACCATCGAGCCTTTTAAAAAATTCGCTTCATTAGAGTTTATCAATATCGATTCGCTCGATCATTCCATAGAAAGCTATCTTAATGAATCTTGCTCCAAGCGTTATGGCGGGCTTCTTGTTTTGTGCCGGCTCTTGCTCGCTTCGCTCTTCCCTAATTATTCTAAAATCATTTCCATAGATGTGGATACGGTGTTTTTGGGCGATATTGCAAGCGCTTATTTTGCACTGGATAACGATCCCACTAAGTTGCTTGGCATGGTGAGAGACACTTTTTCCCACCTTTCTTTTGAAGCCTTTTGTGATTTTATTGAGCGCGCTTGTAAGAATTTTAAGATTGATTTTTCACGCTTTAGCCAAAACGAATTACAACGCATCCATCAGGGCTTTAACATGGGCTTTTTGGTAGCGAATTTAGATTTGTGGCGCGAAAATGGGTTTGAAAAGATCGCTTTAGAGTTTTTGAAAACTAGGGGGAAAGATCTTTTTTACCCTGAGCAGTGTTTAATCAATATGGTGTTTTGGAAGCGCATTTTAGAATTGCCTATTTATTATAATTGCTATTCTGATTCTTTCAAAGAGCACTACCCTAAAAACATCATCATGCTCCATTTCATCAGACACAAGCCGTGGCGTTCTGTCAGTTCTTTAAACGGGCGTTTGATTTGCTATGAAGCTGAAGCGAGTTTTTGGCTTGCAAATCTTTTTTGCACCCCTTTTAAAAACGATTTTTTTAAAGAACGCCTTGAAATGGCTAAAGACCAACAAATGCAATCTTTTAAAACCCACATCCGATCAAAAACGATTAGGGATTATTTTTGTTATAGGATAAAAAATATTTTGAAAAAAGTTTTCAAACTCTCTTAA
- the miaA gene encoding tRNA (adenosine(37)-N6)-dimethylallyltransferase MiaA: MALLGPSGSGKSALSIELAQELDAEIFSLDSLSIYKDINIASAKPSLKERKNIKHYALDYLNIDEKNNAILFKTLLEDAIRVSSKEILLIVGGSSFYLKSILEGLSSMPKLSNEEIVKIEREIATLSNPYTFLKSIDPNMAFKIHPNDTYRIHKALEIFYATHTPPSEYFKANPKKPFEHAISLFALSMEKNALHSNIKQRTKNMLDCGLIEEIKALYIKYPKDSQPFKAIGVKESVLFLEKRLTLKELEEAIVSNTMKLAKRQNTFNKTQFNNLYMGGVGEIRHAILKHSKSAIKG; encoded by the coding sequence ATCGCACTTCTAGGGCCTAGCGGGAGCGGGAAAAGCGCTCTTTCTATTGAATTAGCCCAAGAATTGGATGCTGAAATCTTTTCTTTGGATTCTTTGAGTATTTATAAAGACATTAATATCGCTTCGGCTAAACCGAGCTTAAAAGAGCGAAAAAATATCAAGCATTACGCCCTAGACTACCTTAACATTGATGAAAAAAATAACGCTATCCTTTTTAAAACCCTTTTAGAGGACGCCATAAGGGTGTCTTCTAAAGAAATTTTACTCATTGTGGGGGGGAGCAGTTTTTATCTCAAATCCATTTTAGAAGGCTTGAGTAGCATGCCAAAACTGAGCAATGAAGAGATTGTAAAAATAGAGCGAGAAATTGCCACTCTTTCTAACCCTTATACATTTTTAAAATCCATTGACCCTAACATGGCTTTTAAAATCCATCCAAACGACACTTACCGCATCCATAAGGCTTTAGAAATCTTTTATGCCACCCACACGCCCCCAAGCGAGTATTTTAAGGCTAACCCTAAAAAACCCTTTGAGCATGCTATCTCCTTATTCGCTCTTTCTATGGAAAAAAACGCGCTTCATAGCAACATCAAACAGCGCACCAAAAACATGCTTGATTGCGGGCTTATTGAAGAAATCAAAGCCCTTTATATTAAATACCCTAAAGATTCGCAGCCTTTTAAAGCCATAGGCGTTAAAGAGAGCGTTCTTTTTTTAGAAAAACGACTCACTTTAAAGGAATTAGAAGAAGCGATTGTTTCTAACACCATGAAATTAGCCAAGCGCCAAAACACTTTCAATAAAACCCAATTCAATAACCTTTATATGGGGGGCGTTGGAGAGATTAGGCATGCGATTTTAAAACACTCAAAAAGCGCTATAAAAGGATAA
- the rsfS gene encoding ribosome silencing factor, which produces MNQRIETITALLDEKKAFDIVHIDLSKTPYLVEDVIIATTLANKHALSLLDVLKNTLKPLGEVFYQIDESNEEWIILDLGDLMIHLFTEECRKKFDLEGFLNAYKRELPYQNA; this is translated from the coding sequence ATGAACCAACGCATAGAAACGATTACGGCTTTATTAGATGAAAAAAAGGCTTTTGATATTGTGCATATTGATTTGTCTAAAACCCCCTATTTAGTAGAAGATGTCATTATCGCTACCACGCTAGCGAATAAGCATGCCCTTTCTTTATTAGACGTGCTTAAAAACACCCTTAAGCCTTTGGGCGAAGTCTTTTACCAGATAGATGAGTCTAATGAAGAGTGGATCATTTTGGATTTGGGGGATTTGATGATCCATCTTTTCACCGAAGAATGCCGTAAAAAATTTGACCTAGAAGGGTTTTTGAACGCTTATAAAAGGGAGCTTCCTTATCAAAACGCCTAA